A region from the Pirellulaceae bacterium genome encodes:
- a CDS encoding VTT domain-containing protein yields MVSFRFRPILLIALVLLVPIVPFVLFHQTIEQWVNQFVEHPPAAWIVVVVVIGLLGTDILLPVPSSLVSTLAGSQLGPLLATVASWVGLNLGAVVGFLIGRRLGRPLAVRLSSVADLNYIDRMSGQYGAVVLVLTRALPILAEATVLLMGVNRMSWREFLPPVLLSNLGIALAYSLLGYLAAENEWMVVAASVSISLPLLLSLFLRRRLSKSS; encoded by the coding sequence ATGGTGAGCTTCCGCTTTCGTCCAATCTTGTTGATTGCACTGGTTCTGCTGGTGCCAATCGTGCCTTTCGTCCTTTTTCATCAGACGATCGAACAGTGGGTGAATCAATTTGTTGAGCATCCACCGGCAGCGTGGATCGTTGTGGTGGTGGTGATTGGCCTGCTGGGCACGGATATCTTGTTGCCGGTACCCTCCAGTTTGGTGAGCACCTTGGCGGGCAGCCAACTGGGCCCGCTGTTGGCCACAGTCGCGTCGTGGGTTGGCTTAAATCTTGGCGCTGTCGTTGGATTTCTCATCGGTCGGCGACTCGGACGCCCGCTGGCTGTGCGGCTATCGAGTGTGGCTGATTTGAATTACATCGATCGGATGAGTGGGCAGTATGGCGCCGTCGTGTTGGTGTTGACGCGCGCACTACCCATCTTGGCGGAAGCGACTGTTTTGCTGATGGGCGTCAACCGTATGAGTTGGCGGGAGTTCTTACCGCCGGTCCTATTGAGCAATCTGGGAATCGCCTTGGCTTATTCCTTGTTGGGCTACCTCGCAGCAGAAAACGAATGGATGGTGGTGGCGGCGAGTGTGTCGATATCGCTTCCGCTTTTACTGAGCTTGTTTCTCCGGCGTCGACTATCCAAGTCATCTTAA
- a CDS encoding Tm-1-like ATP-binding domain-containing protein, with protein sequence MTVFLIATLDTKGLEAQFVRDFLKTAGVKVTLVDTGCLGQPQVSADITREAVFAAAGTSLEAVKAQSDRGFAVTTAARGVTAIVQKVHQTGDLQGVFSLGGSAGTTIGTAAMRCLPMGIPKLMVSTLASGDVRAFVGVRDILMMNSIVDIAGLNHISRTVLREAAAAMVGMVNASSLVPSNDDRPIIAATMFGVTTPCVEQARQVLETAGYEVLVFHATGTGGQAMEELINDGMIAGVLDITTTEIADEVVGGMLSAGPLRLTAAGARGIPQVVSVGATDMVNFWAMSSVPVRFQNRQLYQHNENVTLMRTTPAECRQIGEQIANKLNAAVGPVRILLPLQGVSAIDREGEPFDDRTARSELFNAIRLGIDGPTIVELDQHINDERFAVTAAETLIELMTK encoded by the coding sequence ATGACTGTCTTTCTGATAGCCACATTGGACACCAAAGGCTTGGAAGCTCAATTCGTTCGTGATTTTCTTAAGACGGCCGGTGTGAAAGTAACCCTGGTGGACACCGGCTGTCTGGGACAACCTCAAGTGTCAGCTGACATCACACGCGAAGCGGTCTTCGCAGCGGCAGGGACATCACTCGAAGCAGTCAAAGCCCAATCCGATCGGGGCTTTGCTGTCACCACTGCCGCCCGCGGCGTTACAGCCATCGTGCAGAAAGTTCACCAAACTGGCGATCTCCAGGGAGTGTTTAGCTTGGGCGGATCGGCCGGAACGACAATCGGTACCGCCGCAATGCGTTGCTTGCCGATGGGTATCCCGAAACTGATGGTCAGCACTTTGGCATCGGGTGACGTGCGAGCTTTTGTCGGTGTTCGCGACATCTTGATGATGAATTCAATCGTAGATATTGCGGGCCTCAATCACATCAGCCGTACGGTGCTCCGAGAAGCGGCTGCCGCCATGGTCGGCATGGTTAACGCATCGTCTCTCGTCCCATCGAACGATGATAGACCGATCATAGCTGCAACGATGTTCGGCGTGACGACTCCGTGTGTTGAGCAAGCCAGACAAGTGCTCGAAACGGCCGGATACGAGGTGCTGGTTTTTCACGCGACTGGAACAGGCGGACAAGCAATGGAAGAGCTAATCAACGATGGCATGATCGCCGGCGTGCTCGACATCACCACCACCGAAATTGCCGACGAGGTTGTCGGTGGAATGCTTTCAGCTGGCCCTCTTCGCTTGACGGCGGCTGGGGCTCGCGGTATCCCGCAAGTTGTTTCGGTAGGTGCCACCGATATGGTTAACTTCTGGGCGATGAGTAGCGTTCCGGTTAGATTCCAGAACCGTCAACTGTACCAACACAACGAAAACGTCACACTCATGCGGACGACACCAGCAGAATGCCGCCAAATCGGAGAGCAGATCGCTAACAAATTGAACGCGGCAGTTGGCCCTGTACGCATCTTGCTACCACTTCAAGGTGTCTCTGCGATCGACCGGGAAGGTGAACCGTTTGACGATCGGACGGCTCGATCGGAACTGTTTAACGCGATCCGCCTTGGCATTGATGGCCCCACAATTGTCGAGCTCGATCAACACATCAATGACGAAAGATTTGCAGTTACCGCTGCGGAAACTTTGATCGAACTGATGACCAAATAA